Part of the Triticum aestivum cultivar Chinese Spring chromosome 4D, IWGSC CS RefSeq v2.1, whole genome shotgun sequence genome is shown below.
GACAAGGGGATCGGAATCCATCGGTACATTCCGCAGATCAGGAGAACGCCATGACGGATGAGTTCACGGTCAGTATTTCCTCCGACGATGCCGCTGGATGGTCTTCCTTGCCTTGGCTGCCAGCCACCGGTTGCTCGTTCATCCATCGTCTCCATCTGTCTGTCGGCACCGGTGTAGCAAGTGTCTGGCACAGGGAAGGGCTGCTCCGACAGCCACAAGCTGCTCGTGGTTGTACATGAAAATGCAGTGACACTTCAATTTCTCCTGCTAGTTTCCCAACCAGGTTGAACTTGTTTTGTCTGTTGCCAGCAATGCCCAACTCGGCATTCCCTCGCGCCCACGTGTCGCGTGCATGATGGATGTTTTTGCATCAACGTGAGGGTTTACATCAGAGAGCTAATTTGCTCAAGCATCATTGCACATATGTTCAGAATAAGATGCGGTGATTGCTGTGGCAGCGGACACAGTAGAGAAGAGACTAACCATTTGGCAGATGTTCTATGCTCGGCGAACTGAAACCATAGCAGGAGGTACAGTCTCCATCGTGAGAAAATGTCAGAACTCTGCAACTGAATCCTAGCAGATCTCACAGCAGGTTCTTGAAAATCACAGCTCCATTTCTTAGATTCACCTAAAAAATAGACAACGCCTCGTTTTATAGGTTACCGGATTTGCAACTTTGTGATGAAAGATGCAAAACAGCGAAAACTCAGTAAGCAGACTTCCTGTATTTTGATAGTTCCCACCACATCCAGCTTCGACAAAATTTGATCGAAACTGCTGACAGGTTCGACTATTAACTTTGGCGACTTCTCTTTGTGTTGCATTACGGACTGCCGGGCTCCATTAAGCTTGACAGCTTACAGTCCAGAAATGTACACCCATCATCAAGCTAATCAGAGAGCTTAGAAGTCGACAACTGAGAAACTGACGGGCATTCCACTGCAGATGGTCTATAGTACCGACGTTACTCATTTTATAGCAATCTGATAGATGCCTTCGAATTGTGCTGTTCAAGCAGTGAAGTGTGCTGGCGCTCATGTGGTTCGTCCACTGCAACATAGACTTCTACAAAATTCAGATCTCACCGACCAGGTGCTTGTGTTGTACTGCATTACTGCATGAACTTCAGGAACCACCCTTGCCGTCAACCAAACTATGTGTTATCAGCTCCATAACACAATGGTTTTGATCACTGATTTTGGGCTAACAGCCTAACACAATGGCCAGTTTGTCAACTGATCAATATGCCAAAATTCATACAATGCCATACTCGCTCATCAACCTAGCCACTCTCTCAGCCACATCGACACGGCCATGCGCCCGGCACGAGGCGAGCAGCACCATGCAGATGACCCTGTCCGGGCGTGCCTCCATCCGCGCCAGCAGCCCCTCTGCCTCCTCGACCTCCCCGGCACGTCCGAGCATCTCCACCATGCACGTGTAGTGCTGCAATGCTGGCCTCCTGACCCTCGCGAAGACTTCCCTCCCCTCACTGACCATCCCGGCCCTAGCGCACGCGGCGAGGACCACCGTCACCGCCTTGTCGTCCATCTCCCCCTCCCGTCCGCGGAACAGGCCGAGCACATCCCGGCACCTGCCGTGCGCGGACATGGCGCTGGCCAGCGCGGTGCGCGCAGAGAGCGTCCGCTCCTGTGCGGGCAATCCGTCGAACACGCTGAGCGCGGAGGCTGGGTCGCCGCAGGCGGAATAGGCGTGGATGAGCGAGGGGACGAGGACCGCGCCTCGGCGGAGCGCGGCGGCGTGGAGGGAGGCCACCAGCGAGAGAgacggcagcgaggcggcgcggcggaggagctcGGCGTAGTGCCGCCGCATGGCTGCAGCCTTCGGGAGGCAGGGTTGGAGAGAAGCGATTGCACTTTGGTAAAACCGGCTGCTCTGGGCCGTTGGATTGCCCGTACATACAATATTTTTACCGTCGCAAAAACCTACCGCGCGCTCTAGACGAACAGCCGCCAGGACCAACCCAAACCAAAGGAGTTAATTTAGCCACTCCTCTTCGACCAGCCAAGCCAAGTGGAGGGAGCACCATGATCTCTTCAATCAAGAATTCTACTAGCAATTCCCGCaaccaaaaaaaaaaaagaattctACTAGCAATGCTCAAATACCATTGTTTTGTTGTGCTCGCGGCTCGAAAGAGTGGATCGCCGGCGGAAAGGAGCGAGCGAGGCTTCCCTTTGCGTGCCGCCGGCACTGCTGCTGGTTCCCTCTCCCTCCATCGGCCGCTCCAGCGGCGGGAGAGAGGAGG
Proteins encoded:
- the LOC123099705 gene encoding pentatricopeptide repeat-containing protein At5g15340, mitochondrial-like, which codes for MRRHYAELLRRAASLPSLSLVASLHAAALRRGAVLVPSLIHAYSACGDPASALSVFDGLPAQERTLSARTALASAMSAHGRCRDVLGLFRGREGEMDDKAVTVVLAACARAGMVSEGREVFARVRRPALQHYTCMVEMLGRAGEVEEAEGLLARMEARPDRVICMVLLASCRAHGRVDVAERVARLMSEYGIV